In Sebaldella termitidis ATCC 33386, one DNA window encodes the following:
- the ftsZ gene encoding cell division protein FtsZ, whose product MEEILNRATIKVIGVGGAGGNAINDMIETGIHGVEFIAANTDSQDLEDSKAGMKIHLGDRATKGLGAGADPERGREAALESKEKIRQVLEETDMLFITAGMGGGTGTGAAPIIAEVARELEILTVAIVTKPFAFEGPQRKKNADMGIENLRKYVDTMIAIPNDKLFELPNLNITLMNAFKEANNVLKAGVRGISELITKQGFVNLDFADIRATMKDSGVAMLGFGESEGEDRARAATEQALNSPLLEKSIEGARKILLNITGGYDLGLNEVQQISSLIRETAGEANANLIFGTVLDDSVRGLKISIVATDFIDKNYDNLGEIFNNIKKEEEEEVKNTAAAAAKKEEADGKLFNNDSGFILPQFLKKKED is encoded by the coding sequence GAAGAGATCCTAAATAGAGCCACAATTAAAGTAATTGGTGTTGGCGGAGCTGGCGGAAATGCTATAAATGATATGATAGAAACTGGAATCCACGGTGTGGAATTTATAGCTGCAAACACAGATTCTCAGGACTTAGAAGACTCAAAAGCGGGAATGAAGATACATCTTGGTGACAGAGCTACAAAAGGTCTGGGAGCAGGTGCCGATCCTGAAAGAGGAAGAGAAGCGGCATTAGAATCTAAAGAAAAAATCAGGCAGGTTTTGGAAGAAACAGACATGCTGTTCATAACAGCCGGAATGGGCGGAGGAACTGGTACAGGTGCTGCTCCTATTATTGCCGAAGTGGCAAGAGAGCTGGAAATTCTGACAGTAGCTATAGTAACAAAGCCTTTTGCTTTTGAAGGACCTCAAAGAAAGAAAAATGCAGATATGGGTATTGAAAATCTGAGAAAATATGTGGATACAATGATTGCCATTCCTAATGACAAATTATTTGAGCTGCCTAATTTAAATATAACACTTATGAACGCTTTTAAAGAGGCTAATAATGTATTAAAAGCCGGTGTAAGAGGTATATCGGAACTGATAACAAAACAGGGATTTGTAAACCTGGATTTTGCTGATATCAGAGCAACAATGAAAGACTCAGGAGTAGCTATGCTTGGTTTCGGGGAATCAGAAGGCGAAGACAGAGCAAGAGCAGCTACAGAACAGGCATTAAACAGTCCGTTACTGGAAAAATCTATCGAAGGTGCGAGAAAGATACTATTAAATATCACAGGCGGATATGATTTAGGATTAAATGAAGTACAGCAGATTTCGAGCCTGATAAGAGAAACAGCCGGAGAAGCAAATGCAAATCTTATTTTTGGTACTGTACTGGATGACAGTGTAAGAGGATTAAAAATTTCAATAGTAGCTACAGATTTTATAGACAAAAACTACGATAATCTCGGAGAAATTTTTAATAATATCAAAAAAGAAGAGGAAGAAGAAGTAAAGAATACAGCTGCAGCAGCAGCCAAAAAAGAGGAAGCAGACGGAAAATTATTTAATAATGATTCGGGATTCATACTTCCGCAG